One genomic segment of [Phormidium] sp. ETS-05 includes these proteins:
- a CDS encoding DUF6464 family protein — MEPDSLPTEVIVTQPRKSLGKVKLDWLPQPGHYLDLEGQTYTVLERRHRYQLRSGRYRLEKIALYVKSAERPTEQSLVDGRWVLGDANCEFNARSELIRCAVNPLGPCAECRFAPSKRQQSDRL; from the coding sequence ATGGAGCCAGATTCTTTACCCACAGAGGTGATAGTCACCCAACCCCGGAAATCTTTGGGAAAAGTCAAGCTAGATTGGCTGCCGCAACCGGGGCACTATTTAGACTTAGAAGGACAAACCTACACAGTTTTGGAACGCCGCCACCGCTATCAGCTCCGGTCCGGTCGCTACCGGCTGGAAAAAATCGCTCTCTACGTCAAGTCAGCGGAGCGACCCACCGAGCAGAGTTTGGTGGATGGGCGTTGGGTTTTAGGAGATGCTAATTGTGAGTTCAACGCTAGATCGGAACTGATTCGCTGTGCGGTGAATCCCTTGGGGCCTTGTGCGGAATGCCGCTTTGCCCCTTCAAAACGACAGCAAAGCGATCGGCTTTAG